The region CTAAATCTTTTGTTTGTGGTTCATAAACTAATATTCCTGAATCTCCATCAGCTATAGCTTGTTTTGAAGAAATATTTAAAACTTCTTCTCCAACTCCTGCAATTGAAGGAATTCCCATAGATCTTGCTAAAATAGCAGTATGTGAAGTACTTCCCCCTTTTGCTGTAACAAGAGCTAAAACTTTTGATTTATCTAACTGAGAAGTTTCTGAAGGTGTCATATCAAGGGAAACTAAAATAGAAGGTATTTTTAATTGAATTTTTGTAGATTTTATAGCTTGGGGATCAAGATGTTTTAATACTCTTTTCCCTATATCTTTCATATCATTTGCTCTTTGAGAAAGTCTTGTATCACTTAAACTACTTAATTCTTCTATTTCTTTAGAGATTATTTGCCACCAAGTATAAGAAGCTGAAATATTATCTTCAATAGCCTTTAAAGCTTTATTTTGAAGTTCAGGATCCTTTAAAAGTCCTAAATGTGCAATAAAAATATCCATCCTTTTTTTATCAACTTTTTCATGTTTTTGATGAAGCCATTGATTTAATTCAAAAATTGCTTTTTCTAAGGCTTTTCTTAGTTTTTCCCTTTCACTATGGGCATCTTGACCCTCTTTTTTTAACTGGATTTCATCTTCATTTAATATAACAACAGGACCAATTGCCATTCCAGGAGCAGCTGGCACCCCTTCTAGTTTATTCCCTAAATAATTTCTTTTTGAAACTGCTTTTTGTATATTTTCATCTGCACCTTCTTTTAATCCATCTCTAACTGCTTTACATAAAGCTTTTAAAGCTTGTTTTTCATCTTCCCCTTTTGTGGAAATTGAAAAACTACTTCCACCTGTAAGTCCAAGTTTTAAAATAGAAGCTATAGATTTACCATTTGCACTTTTTTCTTCAAAATTTAATCTAACTTCACTTTTATATCCATTTGCCACATCAACAAAAGCACTTGCAGGTCTTGCATGAAAACCTGCATAACCTGGGAAAGTTAATGTTTCTTTTGTTTCAAACTCTTCTTTTTTTTCATTTACTTCTTTTTTTTCACTATTTAAAGCTTTTAAAATATCATTTATATTTTTTGTTTTTGATAGTTTTTTTGCTTCTTTTTCATCAGATAAAAGATTTGTAAGTTGGGCTAAAATTTGGATATGTTCATCAGTTTTAGCAGCAATTGCAACAATTAAAGTAGCTTTTTCATTTTCTTTCCACTCTACTCCAGCAGGTACTTGTAAAACTGCAATTCCAGTTTTTAAAATCAAGTTTCTATTTTCTTGTAATCCATGAGGAATACAAATTCCATTTCCCAAATAAGTATTGGCTACCTCTTCTCTACCCAAAATACTTTCTATATATTTTTCTTGTATGTAACCACCATCAACTAAAATCTTTCCTACTTCAAAAATAGCTTCTTCTTTAGTTGATACATTAGAACCTAGCTTTACTGCACTTTCTTCAAGTTCAAGCATAATTGTCTCCCTTAACTACCTAGAAATGTTGTTATTTTGCTATCAGTCTCTTAAAGAAATTATGGCACCTATATATTTAATAGCAACTTAAAAAATATTTGAATTATTCTCATGCTTTTTATCAAAATATAGATTTAAAGAAAACATATGAAGATGAAAGAATAGTTATAAACACCATCTCAATAATTGGACAACTTGAAACTTTTATTCCAGTAAATAGTAACATACATAAAAACTAGCAGTAAAAGAGTTATCTCTAAAGCAAAAAAAACTAATTAAAGAATTAGTAAATAATCAAATAAAATGTGCCATTTAAAACTTCTAAAAAGGTAAATAAACTTTATCAAGTAATTCTTCATATTCTAAATTTACTTTTGAATCACAAGTTATCCCACCACCACTTTTATAATATAAATCTGAGTTTTTATCTTTTTCTATAAATCTAATCATAACAGCACTATTAAAATTTTCGCCATCATAAACACCAAATATCCCAGTATAAAAACCTCTGTCATAACCTTCAATATTTTTTAAAATCTCTACAGTTTTCTTTTTGGGTGTTCCTGTAATAGAACCAGCAGGAAGAAGAGAACATAAAATATCTCCAAGATTTTCATTCCAATTATCTTTTAGTTCTCCACTAATTTTTGAACTTACTTGTAATAACTCTTTATCTCCTGCATTTATTTTATCTATATATCTAAACTCATCAACTCTAATTTTATTTGCAACTATTCCTAGATCATTCCTTAGAAGGTCTACTACCATAGTATGTTCAGCCATCTCTTTAATATCACATAGAATCTTATCTTTTGCATTTTCAATACTACTATCAATAGTACCTTTCATTGGATGAGTAAAAATTTTATTTTTATTTATTTCTATAAACTTTTCTGGTGAAAAGCATACAAATTCATCAAAAAATTTTAATTTGTATTTAGATTTAGCTTTTTCATATATCTCATCTAGTGTATATTTTGTTTCAACTTTTGTTTTTGCTGTTAAATTTAAAAGATAAGAGTTTCCTGCTTTAATATGTTCTTGTAAGATATTAAACTTTTTTTCATATTCACTGAAAAGTATTGGGTGTTTTTTTAAAGCTATTTTTTCATCAATATTAGCTTCACTATCTTCATCTATTTTAAACTTAATTGTAGAGGGTAAATTTTTTAAGGAGTTTATATAGTACTTACCTAAATCATAAGATACTACAAAAAAAAATGGCTCCTTTAAAGAGCCATATTTATTTAATTTTTCTTTTAATTTTTTATTCAAACTTATTGTTTTAATACAAGCTTTTTAAGCACTGCCATTCTCACTGCAACACCATTTTTCACTTGTTCTAATACTTTGTTTCTAGAATCAACTAACATCTCATCAGAGATATCAACATTTCTATTTACTGGACCTGGATGAAGTAATAAAATATCTCTTTCTCCAAAAGTCTCTTTTGTGATACAATAATCTTTTGCATATTCATTTAATGATTGAAAATAAACTTCATTATGTCTTTCAAGTTGAGTTCTTAAACTCATAACAACATCAACTTCATCAATAATTTCGTCAATTAAATTGTATTGTTTTAAACTTTCATCTTCATATTTAAAACAATCTGGTGCAACAAAACATACATCAATACCAAATCTTGGAAGTAATTCTTTGTTTGAACCAGCAACCCTTGAAGATTTCACATCACCAACAATAGCAACCTTCTTACCTTCAATCTCTCCATCAAAGTGTTCGCTAATAGTAAATAAATCCAATAATGCTTGTGTAGGATGGGCAGTTTTTCCAGCACCTGCATTTATAATTGGACAATCTACATAATCAACTAGTGTTCTATGAAAATTACAATCTGAGTGTCTTATTACAATTGCATCTGGACCCATTGCTTTAATATTCATTACTGTATCAAATACAGTCTCACCCTTATTTGTTGAACTTGTTCCAACATCTAAAGAGATTACTTGAGCGCCAAGTCTTTTAGCAGCCATTTCAAAGGCACCTCTTGTTCTTGTAGAGTTTTCAAAAAATAAATTTACAATAATTTTACCTTTTAGAACCTCACTAGATTCCATATCTAAAAATATTTTAGCATCATCATAAATCTTAAGAATCTCTTCTTTTGTAAAGTCACTTGTGGTAATCAAATGCTGCATTTTTGTCCTTTAATTTTGATTTTGATTTTAGCTAAATAGTGTTTAATAAATATTTACATAAGAGTATAAAAAAATCTAAATTTTGAAAGAAAAAAAGAGTATTAATGTACTCTTTTAATAGCTTTAAGAGTATTTATAATAGCACCCTTTCTACTATTAGAAAACCCTCTAAACACCTCATCTTCAGAAGACATTTGTATAAAGTGTAAATTATCCCTGAATTTTATATTGATAATTTGTATATTATCACCAATATATTTATCTAAGCCTGCAATATCATTTGAATTAATTATAGACACATCCATGAAAAATCCTTTATTATTTAATTTTACAACTAAAATGTAAAAGAAAATCAATAAATAAAAACTAATAAAAAAATTTAAGAGTGACACTTTTGTGCCACTTTTTAAAAATATATTTTTACAAAGAAAAAGGAGATTATATGAATTACACTAAAAAAAGGTATCTAACTTATGCCATTTTTACGCTGTTTATTTTTGTTTTACCATTTATAAAAATAAATGGAAACCATATGTTATTATTATCATTTGAATACTCAAAGTTTCATTTTTTAGGATTTTCATTTGATGTAAATGAACTATATGTTATGCCATTTTTATTAATGATACTTTTTATAGGTATTTTTGCTATTACTACAATATTTGGTAGAGTTTGGTGTGGATGGGCCTGTCCTCAAACAATTTTTAGGGTTGTTTTTAGAGATTTAATTGAAACTAAACTATTAGGATTAAGAAGATTAAAAAATAAACAAAAAGATATTGATTATAGTAAAAAATCTAATCAAATCAAAAAATATATAGCCCTTCTTATTTGGGCAGTATTAACGCTAATTGCTGCATCAAATTTTATGTGGTATTTTATTCCACCAGAGGATTTCTTTAACTATATTCAAAACCCTGATGAGCATAATTTTATGATTTTATTTATAATTACTCTTGCGGGATTTCTTTTTTATGATATTGTATTTTGGAAAGAAGACTTTTGTACATATACCTGTCCATATTCAAGAATCCAATCTGTTTTATATGATGACAATACTGTCCAAGTTGTTTATAATACAAATAGAGGTGGAGATATTTATAAAAATTCAGAAAAATCTATTTTTAATGTAAAACAATTTAGTTCAAATGAAGAGTGCACAACTTGTGAAGCTTGCGTAAAAGTTTGCCCTACACATATAGATATAAGAAAGGGTTTACAAGTTGAATGTATAAATTGTCTAGAGTGTTCAGATGCTTGTACTACCGTAATGGGTAAACTTGGGAAAAAATCTTTAATTGAGTGGGGAAGCACTAATCGTGTAATCAATAAAATAAAAACAAATCTTTTCTCAAAAAGAAATTTAGCATACATAGCAAGTATTGTTATTTGTATTTTCTTTGCAACAGCTATGATAGTAGAGAAAAAAGATTTTATTGTAAATATAAATAAAACAACACAACTTTATAAAATAAATGAAGATAAAACTGTTTCAAACAACTATGTTTTTACTTTTTCTAATATGCAAGATAAAAAAGTCGTTATGGATTTAACACTACACAATCAAAAAGATTTTGAGATAAAAAGATTTAAACCTTTTATTCTAAAACCTAAACAAAGGGTAAAAAAAGTTGTAATAATAAAAACTAAAAAAAGACTATTTTTATCTGATAAAAAAGATACCCCTTTAGATATAAAAATTGATATTTCTGCAAATAATAATATAAATAAAAAACAAACTTGGGATTTATCTTTTATCTATCCAAGAAATGACTTATTTAATTAATATCTTTTTCTATAATGAGAGAGAAACACACTCTCTCATTATTGTTTGAAACTTCAATTTTACCATTAAAGCTTTCTTCAATAATCTGCTTACTTAAAAACAAGCCCAAACCACTTCCCTCTTTTTTTGTAGAAAAATATGGATCAAAAAGTTTTGTTATATCTTTTTGATTTATTTTTGGTCCATTATTCAAAATTGAGATTGTAACTTCAGCACTAGAAGCTGATACTTCTATTAAAATCTCTGGCTTTTCTATATTTTTTAAAACATCTCTGCTATTTGATAAAATGGCTAAAAAAACTTGTGCTAATTCATTTTTAATTCCAAATATTTTTATATCATCATTAGTTTTAAAATCTATATTTAATAGAATATTATGTTTTTTTAAATCCTCTTCAAAAATTGTTTGTACATTTGAGATAACCTCTTTTACTAGAAACTGTTCCCTTTTTTTTGAAGGGATATAAAACTCTTTAAAATCATTAATTGTTTTAGATAAAAACTCTATTTGCTGATTTGCTTGAGTAATCTTCTTTTCAAAATACTCTTTTTCCAACTCATTTTTTATAAACTTCTTTTTTAGATTTATCAAAATATATGAAAGATTATTAAGGGGTTGCCTAAATTGATGAGTTATATTAGCTATCATCTCCCCAGATTTTGCTAATTTTGATTGTTGCAAAAGCATATTTTCATACTCTTTTTTTTCTTGTTTTAAATCATTATATTTATATGAAACAGATATTGTAAAAAGTATAGCTTCAATAGCAAATGCCAATAAAACTAAATCCATAAAACCTTTTTGTTCATAATAGTTTTTAAAATCAAAAATAAAAAGGATAAAACAAAATAATGACCAACCAAATACATAAATAAGTGTAGGTTTAAAACTATTTTTAAAATTAAATACAATAGAGATAAAAAGTATCCCATAAATAATTGTATAAGGAAGGTATTCAAAAAGCATATAATGGTAAAAAGAGCTTAATAATACTATATTTATCAAAAGTGTATTAAATAATAATTCTTTATAATTTTTCATAACAGGTATAAATTTACCTTGAAAATAGTTAATTGCAAAAACAAGTGCACTAAGACTTGCAAAAGTTAAAGACAAATCCTTCCAAGTATTTAATATGTTCCAAAATCCACTATATTGAGCAATATAAATTAAAGAAAAGATTTGCATAAAACAGTAACTTATATAAAATATCTCTTTTGAATAGATATATCTAATAAGAGTATAAACAATAGTCATCAAAACTATTCCAAAAGTAATACCATAAAAAAGTATAATATAATCAAAGTACAATTTTATATCCTGTACCAGATAGGTTCAAAATCAAATCCTTTGATAATTTATTTTTTAAATTTTTAACTAAGGTTTTTAAAGCATCTTTACTCATAACTTGTTCATCCCAAACAAAATTTTCAATCTCCTGATATGTTACATATCTATTTTTATTTTTTATAAGAAGTTTTAAAAACTCTAACTCTTTTGTTCGTAATTTTATAATCTCTTTGCCATCTAATAAAACCAAATTATATAAATCAAAAACCATACCATTTGGAAGTTTCACAATATTTGATTCATCACTTTTCAAAGTTTCAATAGAGGTTTTTATTGCTGCGTCTAATTCATATTCATTTATTGGTTTTATCAAATATTTTACAAGTTGTAACTCAACAGCTTTTAAAAGATACTCTTTATCACAAAAAGCAGTTAAAACAATCACTTGTACCTTTTTATCTTTTTGACGTATTCTTTCTACAAACTCTAAGCCATTTAGTTTGGGCATTTGTATATCAGTTATAATAATATCTGGTTTTTTTAGTTCATAGATTTTCAAAGCATCTAAAGCATTTGAAGATTCATAAATATTTGAAAAATACTCTTCTAAATATTCAACTGCATTCTCCCTTGCAATCTCATCATCCTCAACTATTAATACTTTTATATTATCATCTATTCTTTTTTTCATAGGATATTATATCTTATATAATTTTATAGTGTTATTTCAATAATTATTAATATTTGGTTTAAATAAATTAGCTATAATTTTATCACTTAAAATTAGGACAAAAATATGTTAGAACAATTAGATAAAGAGTATGTATTACACACTTATGCAAGAAATTATGTAAATTTTAAAAAAGGGATAAATGCAACTTTATTTGATGAAAAAGATAAAGATTATATTGACTTTACTTCAGGTATAGGTGTTGTATCAGCAGGACATGGGAATAAAGAAGTAGCAGATGCAATTTATAAACAAGTTCAAAATATTACACATATCTCAAATCTTTATGCTATTGAACCACAAGCGATATTAGGTGAAAAGATAGCAAAACTTTCAGGAATGGATGTAGCAACTTTTTTTGCAAATAGTGGAGCAGAAGCAAATGAAGGAGCAATTAAAATTGCAAGAAAATATGGAAAAACTAAATATGATGGGAAAAGATATAAAGTTATAACTTTAGAACACTCTTTCCATGGAAGAACGATTACAACAGTTAAAGCAACTGGACAAAGTTCATTTCATAGTCCAAATTTTGCACCATATCCAGAAGGTTTCTCTTTCAATTCTGCTATTGATGATATTTTTAATTCAATTGATGATGAGACAGTTGCAGTTATGATTGAATTGGTTCAAGGTGAAGGTGGGGTACAACCTTTTGAAAAAGAGGCTGTTCAAGAGTTAGCAAAGTTTTTAAAACAAAGAGATATTCTTTTAATCATTGATGAAGTTCAAACAGGTGTTTATAGAACTGGGGAGTTTTTAGCTACAAATCTTTATGAGATACAACCAGATGTAATAACACTTGCAAAAGGTCTTGGTGGAGGAGTTCCAATTGGAGCAGTTGTAACTACACACAAAGATATATTTGAACCAGGAGACCATGGTTCAACTTTTGGAGGGAACTACTTAAGTTGTGCTAGTGCAAATAAAGTTTTAGATATTTTAGAAAAATATAAAGATGCAGGAACGCTTGATGAAACAATAATATATTTTGGAACAAAATTAAATGAAATTTATGAGAAATATCAAAATATTTTTACTGATGAAGTTGGTTTAGGTTTAATGAGAGGATTAAGAGTTAAAGATTCTGATATGTTAAAAACTGTTATTTCTAATGCTTTTGATGAAGGGGTATTAGTATTAAAAGCAGGAAGAAATACTTTAAGACTTTTACCACCTCTTACCATTTCAAAAGAAGAGGTAAACGAAGGTTTTAAAAGGTTAGATAATGCACTTGCAAAAATTGCTTAAATTTTCTTTTATACCATTAGTTCTTGTGCCACTATTTTTAAGTGCACAAGAAAAAAACAGCGTAGATGAAAAAATCCTTTCAGAAGACAGACTAAACTTGTTTAAATACAATAAAGACAAAAATGAAGAAAGCAGTAGCAAGTTAAAAAAAGATTGGATTAATCCAATCAATTTATCCCTAACAAAAAGCAAGTCAGATACTTCAAATACTCTAAAAAGTGCCATAAATATAAACCAACCGATTTTTAAAAGTGGAGGGATTTACAGTGCAATAAAATATGCAAGTGCCACTTACAAATATACAGATTATGATATAGATTTACAGAAAAAAGAGTTAATTAAAGAAGCAACAACAATGCTTTTTAATCTTAATATTTTAGATTTAAATATCAAAAAAAATGAACTTCTTCTAAAAAATGCAAATATTGATGTTGATAGGAAAAAAGAGCAAGTATTAAATGGATTTTTAGATACTTCAACATTAGATAATGCAATTTTAGATGCAAACTCAATCAAAAATACCTTAGCAGATTTATATTACCAAAAAGATGAACTTATCTTAAACTTTTCAAATATAGCAAGTGGTAAGTATACAAGCTTTGATTTACCAGTTTTAAGTTTAGTAGATGAGGATATATTTTTAAAAAGAAATTTAGAACTATCAAAAGCAAAAGCTGATGTTGAACAAAAAGATTATTACAGTGATATGATTGTTGCAAAATATCTTCCAACAGTAAGCGTTGAAGCGAGTCATACACAATATCATGAGGATAAAGATGATGACATCTCAAATGAAAATATATACAGTTATGGATTATCTGTATCAATGCCACTTGATGTAAGAACTTTTAATGATATTGAAACTGAAAGAATCAACTATTTAACAAGTAAACTAAACCTAAAGAATATAGAACTTGAAGAGAGAAATTTTTATAAAA is a window of Halarcobacter sp. DNA encoding:
- the ptsP gene encoding phosphoenolpyruvate--protein phosphotransferase — its product is MLELEESAVKLGSNVSTKEEAIFEVGKILVDGGYIQEKYIESILGREEVANTYLGNGICIPHGLQENRNLILKTGIAVLQVPAGVEWKENEKATLIVAIAAKTDEHIQILAQLTNLLSDEKEAKKLSKTKNINDILKALNSEKKEVNEKKEEFETKETLTFPGYAGFHARPASAFVDVANGYKSEVRLNFEEKSANGKSIASILKLGLTGGSSFSISTKGEDEKQALKALCKAVRDGLKEGADENIQKAVSKRNYLGNKLEGVPAAPGMAIGPVVILNEDEIQLKKEGQDAHSEREKLRKALEKAIFELNQWLHQKHEKVDKKRMDIFIAHLGLLKDPELQNKALKAIEDNISASYTWWQIISKEIEELSSLSDTRLSQRANDMKDIGKRVLKHLDPQAIKSTKIQLKIPSILVSLDMTPSETSQLDKSKVLALVTAKGGSTSHTAILARSMGIPSIAGVGEEVLNISSKQAIADGDSGILVYEPQTKDLDLAEQLQKEAQGQKEAEYKARFKPAVTLDKHRVEVVANIANADAALEAINEGAEGVGLVRTEFLFLERNSAPNENEQFQAYKKMVQHMNGLPLIIRTLDIGGDKEVPYLNLPKEDNPFLGIRGIRLCLQNIELFKEQLRAIYQASKYGPIKIMFPMVGLLEEFRQGAKIAEEVRLELGVEPIDIGMMIEVPSAVIMAEHFAKEVDFFSIGTNDLTQYVLSMDRGHQGLAKQADALHPAVLNMIKMTCDVAKKHGKMVGVCGNLAANPLAAKILTGLGVDELSVTATAVANIKETIRTSSFKQCQELAEKALVQETAAAVRALGE
- a CDS encoding aminodeoxychorismate synthase component I produces the protein MNKKLKEKLNKYGSLKEPFFFVVSYDLGKYYINSLKNLPSTIKFKIDEDSEANIDEKIALKKHPILFSEYEKKFNILQEHIKAGNSYLLNLTAKTKVETKYTLDEIYEKAKSKYKLKFFDEFVCFSPEKFIEINKNKIFTHPMKGTIDSSIENAKDKILCDIKEMAEHTMVVDLLRNDLGIVANKIRVDEFRYIDKINAGDKELLQVSSKISGELKDNWNENLGDILCSLLPAGSITGTPKKKTVEILKNIEGYDRGFYTGIFGVYDGENFNSAVMIRFIEKDKNSDLYYKSGGGITCDSKVNLEYEELLDKVYLPF
- a CDS encoding aspartate carbamoyltransferase catalytic subunit; translation: MQHLITTSDFTKEEILKIYDDAKIFLDMESSEVLKGKIIVNLFFENSTRTRGAFEMAAKRLGAQVISLDVGTSSTNKGETVFDTVMNIKAMGPDAIVIRHSDCNFHRTLVDYVDCPIINAGAGKTAHPTQALLDLFTISEHFDGEIEGKKVAIVGDVKSSRVAGSNKELLPRFGIDVCFVAPDCFKYEDESLKQYNLIDEIIDEVDVVMSLRTQLERHNEVYFQSLNEYAKDYCITKETFGERDILLLHPGPVNRNVDISDEMLVDSRNKVLEQVKNGVAVRMAVLKKLVLKQ
- the ccoG gene encoding cytochrome c oxidase accessory protein CcoG, with protein sequence MNYTKKRYLTYAIFTLFIFVLPFIKINGNHMLLLSFEYSKFHFLGFSFDVNELYVMPFLLMILFIGIFAITTIFGRVWCGWACPQTIFRVVFRDLIETKLLGLRRLKNKQKDIDYSKKSNQIKKYIALLIWAVLTLIAASNFMWYFIPPEDFFNYIQNPDEHNFMILFIITLAGFLFYDIVFWKEDFCTYTCPYSRIQSVLYDDNTVQVVYNTNRGGDIYKNSEKSIFNVKQFSSNEECTTCEACVKVCPTHIDIRKGLQVECINCLECSDACTTVMGKLGKKSLIEWGSTNRVINKIKTNLFSKRNLAYIASIVICIFFATAMIVEKKDFIVNINKTTQLYKINEDKTVSNNYVFTFSNMQDKKVVMDLTLHNQKDFEIKRFKPFILKPKQRVKKVVIIKTKKRLFLSDKKDTPLDIKIDISANNNINKKQTWDLSFIYPRNDLFN
- a CDS encoding HAMP domain-containing sensor histidine kinase — encoded protein: MYFDYIILFYGITFGIVLMTIVYTLIRYIYSKEIFYISYCFMQIFSLIYIAQYSGFWNILNTWKDLSLTFASLSALVFAINYFQGKFIPVMKNYKELLFNTLLINIVLLSSFYHYMLFEYLPYTIIYGILFISIVFNFKNSFKPTLIYVFGWSLFCFILFIFDFKNYYEQKGFMDLVLLAFAIEAILFTISVSYKYNDLKQEKKEYENMLLQQSKLAKSGEMIANITHQFRQPLNNLSYILINLKKKFIKNELEKEYFEKKITQANQQIEFLSKTINDFKEFYIPSKKREQFLVKEVISNVQTIFEEDLKKHNILLNIDFKTNDDIKIFGIKNELAQVFLAILSNSRDVLKNIEKPEILIEVSASSAEVTISILNNGPKINQKDITKLFDPYFSTKKEGSGLGLFLSKQIIEESFNGKIEVSNNNERVCFSLIIEKDIN
- a CDS encoding response regulator, giving the protein MKKRIDDNIKVLIVEDDEIARENAVEYLEEYFSNIYESSNALDALKIYELKKPDIIITDIQMPKLNGLEFVERIRQKDKKVQVIVLTAFCDKEYLLKAVELQLVKYLIKPINEYELDAAIKTSIETLKSDESNIVKLPNGMVFDLYNLVLLDGKEIIKLRTKELEFLKLLIKNKNRYVTYQEIENFVWDEQVMSKDALKTLVKNLKNKLSKDLILNLSGTGYKIVL
- a CDS encoding aspartate aminotransferase family protein, encoding MLEQLDKEYVLHTYARNYVNFKKGINATLFDEKDKDYIDFTSGIGVVSAGHGNKEVADAIYKQVQNITHISNLYAIEPQAILGEKIAKLSGMDVATFFANSGAEANEGAIKIARKYGKTKYDGKRYKVITLEHSFHGRTITTVKATGQSSFHSPNFAPYPEGFSFNSAIDDIFNSIDDETVAVMIELVQGEGGVQPFEKEAVQELAKFLKQRDILLIIDEVQTGVYRTGEFLATNLYEIQPDVITLAKGLGGGVPIGAVVTTHKDIFEPGDHGSTFGGNYLSCASANKVLDILEKYKDAGTLDETIIYFGTKLNEIYEKYQNIFTDEVGLGLMRGLRVKDSDMLKTVISNAFDEGVLVLKAGRNTLRLLPPLTISKEEVNEGFKRLDNALAKIA
- a CDS encoding TolC family protein — translated: MHLQKLLKFSFIPLVLVPLFLSAQEKNSVDEKILSEDRLNLFKYNKDKNEESSSKLKKDWINPINLSLTKSKSDTSNTLKSAININQPIFKSGGIYSAIKYASATYKYTDYDIDLQKKELIKEATTMLFNLNILDLNIKKNELLLKNANIDVDRKKEQVLNGFLDTSTLDNAILDANSIKNTLADLYYQKDELILNFSNIASGKYTSFDLPVLSLVDEDIFLKRNLELSKAKADVEQKDYYSDMIVAKYLPTVSVEASHTQYHEDKDDDISNENIYSYGLSVSMPLDVRTFNDIETERINYLTSKLNLKNIELEERNFYKTKLSKLKMLESKKKIAQDDYKLYDSLLEVIIEEKNAELKTQSDVDTLQNSQKIKSIELKIYELEKQIELLDLYSKIS